The Sebastes umbrosus isolate fSebUmb1 chromosome 4, fSebUmb1.pri, whole genome shotgun sequence genome has a window encoding:
- the il17c gene encoding interleukin-17C, with translation MDMKQILIFGLIVSPVWSFGMPRCYEEQELNLAAERKLRSHYPQPPEPAHAAEPDSAASCPVELFQQPPQHIYDRSLSPWRYVLVTKEDHFPSTYAEAQCQCSGCVLIQDNKRPVESFDYNSVPIKQSRVFLKRELCEDGKTYYLKPVSVKVAVGCTCARAKSSP, from the exons ATGGACATGAAGCAG ATTCTCATCTTTGGActtatcgtcagtcccgtgtgGTCGTTCGGGATGCCCCGGTGCTATGAGGAGCAGGAGTTGAACTTGGCCGCTGAGAGGAAGCTGAGGAGTCACTACCCGCAGCCTCCGGAGCCCgcacacgctgcagagcccgaCTCCGCTGCGTCCTGCCCGGTGGAGCTGTTCCAGCAGCCGCCGCAGCACATCTACGACAGGTCTCTCTCACCCTGGAGATACGT GCTTGTAACAAAGGAGGACCACTTTCCTTCCACCTACGCCGAGGCTCAGTGCCAGTGTTCCGGATGCGTCCTGATCCAGGACAACAAACGCCCAGTAGAGAGCTTCGACTACAACTCAGTCCCCATAAAGCAGAGCAGGGTGTTTCTCAAGAGGGAGCTCTGCGAAGACGGAAAGACATACTATCTGAAGCCAGTTTCTGTGAAAGTAGCTGTGGGCTGTACCTGCGCCAGAGCCAAGTCCTCACCCTAG